GAGCAGGTGTGTCCGCACCGGTCATAACGACCTGAGCGCCAGCCGAGAACAGGGATTCAGCGCCCTCCTGTTCGAGGATGGGATCGTGCCAGGTGTTGATGAAACGGACATCAATGGTGCAATCAGGGCAGGTCTTTTGAGCACCGAGGGCAAAAGCGTTACCCAGGCGGAGTTCTTCCGGGATCGGGAAGGTGGCCATATAACCAAGTTTCGGATTACCATCCATCTTTGCCCGGGAACCGGCCAGCATACCAGCCAAGTATTTTATATCTTCCATGGCACCCATCAGGTTGCCAAAGTTTTCGCCATTGGCTTTGTAACCGCTGACATGGATGATATCCACATCCGGGAATTCATCTGCAACAATTTCAGATGCATCCATAAAACCAAAGGAAGTTGTGAAGATTACATCAAAACCTTTGCGAGCCAGTGAGCGGATCACCTGTTCGGCATCTGCACCCTCCGGCACGTTTTCAATGTAAGCGGTGTGAACATCAGCGACATTCTCTTCTACATACATCCGGCCGACATCATGCGATTGTGACCAACCGCCGTCGTCGTGTGGGCCAACATAGACAAAAGCAACGTTATATTTACCTTCTTCAGGGGCAGGGATTTGGAAGCCTGCAACGGTTTCTTCGGTTGCTTCGGTTTGACCACAAGCTGAAAGGGCAAACACTGCAACAACTAAGATCGTGAAAAGCCAAAAAATGTGTTTTCTCATCTCTCATCCTTCATTGTCTAAATTCTTGGTTGGATAGAATTGACAGAATTGCCTAGTTCTTCGCCATTTTCTCCTTTCCTAATAACCATATAGACCAAGAGATGAAAACATTTCATGTCCATCATTCGATCACATGGTAGTGAAATAATAAATACAGCAATTGATCCTTCGCCAGAAAAGATAAATCCGGAATGGATTTTTGGATTGCACACATCCCCCAAGAAACGACCTGTGTTGTCTTGATAATTTGGTGGTTCCTAACGCAAGAAGTTTTCCTTGCAAACATAACCTCAACCCATTCGGTAATGGTCAGTCAATAGACAGATTTTATCATTAATTATCGTGAGAATTGGTTGTCTATACATCTTAACTAATCGTTTACATTCAAATAGCCAGATAGTCCATCCCTCCTTCAATTGTCAGACTTATACCCTATATTTTATACGAAAATGGAGAATTTCATAGGTTAAAGGATACCATTTTTATGAAATTCATCGTCTGAGAATTTTTCTTAAATGTTTTGATTGTTTTATGGTGTACATGATATGCGCTTTATTCGGTGAAACTACACAATCTGATATTCTATTACACTCTGAAGAAGCCCATCCTTGCCTTTTTTCCAGGGAATTATTGCATAAAGCAATTCCCCTCAACTAATCTCTCCAAGGGTTCCCATGCGGATCATCCAATATATCCATTTGAATATTCTCCATCTTTTTGGTCTTCTGACTTAAATACCAGCTCAGATAAACATAACTTAACGGCTCGTTAACAACCTGATGAAGTAAAATCGTGGATATTTGCTAAAATCGAACCAATTATGATAAAGACATACGTTCAAGAACTCAAGCGAAATCACCATCATAACCGACCTTCAACCGGAGGAGCGGCGCTTGGCGCTTAATTGAACGCAGTCTACTAGCGTACACCGAAGACCTTCCTCCAATGGAAGGTCTTTTTTGTTACTTGAGGAGAAGATGATGCGACCTTTTTGATACTAGAAACCGTTCAACCTAACCTATTGAATTTCAAAGTAAAAACTATTTTTGAGGAGAAAAAATGAAGCAGAAAATTGTGATCACACTTGTTGCCATATTTGCCCTGGGTCTATTGGCCTCCTGCACCGGTCAATCTGATGCGCTGGTTGTTGCCACCGATCCCGCCTTCCCACCATTTGAAATGGTTGACGAAGAGAGCAAAGAGGTCATCGGATTTGATATTGACCTGATGAATGCCATCGCTGAAAAAGCTGGCCTGGATATCGTATTCCAGAATGTTGCTTGGGATCCGCTGCTGGCGGGTATGGCCGACTGTCAATATGATATGGCGATTTCCGGAATGACTATTACACCCGAAAGGGCTGAGCAGTTCAGTTTCTCAATTCCATACATAAATGCAGGCCAGATCGTCACAGTTCAAGCAGACAACACCACCATCAATGGTCCTGAGGACCTGGTTGGTTTGACAATTGGCGCTCAGATCGGCACCACGGGTGGAATGGAAGCTGAAGCCATCGAGGGTACGACCCTCAAAGTTTACGATACTTACGAATTGGCTTTCCTTGATCTAGAAAATGGGCAGGTGGACGCTGTCATTGCCGATTATCCCACAACGGTTGCATTTGTTTCAAAGAATGGTTCAGACCTCAAGACGGTTGGTGATATCTTCACCGATGAGGGTTACGGCGTCGCTTTCTGTCTTGGCAATGACGAATTAATTGCACAGGTCAATGCTGCCATCGCTGAACTTCAGGCTGAAGGCTTCATCGATGAATTAGTTCTTGAATGGTACAACTAGCAATTTTTAGGTAATCCCATCTTCTTGGTTCACCCTCTCGCCAGGGATTTATCCTGGCGAGAGGATTGAGAAAGAGTTCTTATGCGAATCCGAAAATCCTTGGAAAAAGTTCCTGGCTTTGAAGTAGCCAATCACCGAATCGACAGCTGGTGGTGGCTGGTGGCTGCGGTCGTCGCCATTGTAGCGCTTCTGGCTGGGCTCGAACCCGATCCATATTGGCGAATCATCAAGTTTGTCAGTGATGGCTTACTGGTGTCCATTGGCGTCACTGTTGTTTCATTTATCCTGACCTTACTATTGGGTCTGCTCACCGCTTTAGGCCGCCTCTCAAAGAACGGCATCATCCGCTGGATCACCACCATTTATGTGGAAGTAGCCCGCGGTATTCCGCTCCTTGTTCAATTATTGTTCTGGTATTTTGCATTTCCTTCCATTATTCAAGGCTTTGGCGAACTGATCCACTACGAACCCTTTGAGCACTACCACGCCAACCCCTTTGCTATGGCCATATTAGGCCTAACCTTCTGCTATAGTGCTTATATGAGTGAAATCTACCGGGCAGGCATCCAGAGTGTCCCCAAAGGTCAAAACGAGGCTGCCCGCAGTTTAGGCATGACCCGTAATCAGGCTATGCGCTATGTGATCCTCCCCCAGGCTTTTCGGACCATCCTGCCGCCGGGTGGGAATGAATTCATTTCATTATTGAAAGATTCATCCCTGGTCAGCGTTGTCTCTGTGGCGGATATCACTCGCCGAGGCCGAGAATTCATGGCTTCCAGCTTCCTCCCGGTTGAGACCTGGCTGATGATTGCCCTGATCTACCTGATCATGACCCTGATCTCCGCCCGAATCGTTGCCTGGATCGAACGCAAAACGCAAACGGAGGAACGTTAAAATGACCTCTCTCACCCCAACCCCCACCCCTATCATTCAAGTCGAAAACCTGCATAAACACTTCGGAGAAACCGCCGCTCTGAACGGCGTTAGCCTGGATGTCTACCCCGGCGAAGTTGTGCTGATCATCGGCCCCTCCGGTTCCGGAAAATCAACGCTGCTGCGCTGTTTGAACCGTCTGG
This Chloroflexota bacterium DNA region includes the following protein-coding sequences:
- a CDS encoding BMP family ABC transporter substrate-binding protein, with protein sequence MRKHIFWLFTILVVAVFALSACGQTEATEETVAGFQIPAPEEGKYNVAFVYVGPHDDGGWSQSHDVGRMYVEENVADVHTAYIENVPEGADAEQVIRSLARKGFDVIFTTSFGFMDASEIVADEFPDVDIIHVSGYKANGENFGNLMGAMEDIKYLAGMLAGSRAKMDGNPKLGYMATFPIPEELRLGNAFALGAQKTCPDCTIDVRFINTWHDPILEQEGAESLFSAGAQVVMTGADTPAPAIAAPEGKWGITYDYYGNCTVDACLTSMYWNWGVEYARIVEASREGTWKGGWEYFDADSGGLGLYGFMEGEELQPGLADLPAEDLAMVREILAQMLAGEFTRFDVFKGPITDNQGNEILADGVSLEQLDLDGFAQFGSDCTTCMYWWNENITAELPSLD
- a CDS encoding basic amino acid ABC transporter substrate-binding protein, which codes for MKQKIVITLVAIFALGLLASCTGQSDALVVATDPAFPPFEMVDEESKEVIGFDIDLMNAIAEKAGLDIVFQNVAWDPLLAGMADCQYDMAISGMTITPERAEQFSFSIPYINAGQIVTVQADNTTINGPEDLVGLTIGAQIGTTGGMEAEAIEGTTLKVYDTYELAFLDLENGQVDAVIADYPTTVAFVSKNGSDLKTVGDIFTDEGYGVAFCLGNDELIAQVNAAIAELQAEGFIDELVLEWYN
- a CDS encoding amino acid ABC transporter permease — translated: MRIRKSLEKVPGFEVANHRIDSWWWLVAAVVAIVALLAGLEPDPYWRIIKFVSDGLLVSIGVTVVSFILTLLLGLLTALGRLSKNGIIRWITTIYVEVARGIPLLVQLLFWYFAFPSIIQGFGELIHYEPFEHYHANPFAMAILGLTFCYSAYMSEIYRAGIQSVPKGQNEAARSLGMTRNQAMRYVILPQAFRTILPPGGNEFISLLKDSSLVSVVSVADITRRGREFMASSFLPVETWLMIALIYLIMTLISARIVAWIERKTQTEER